A single window of uncultured Pseudodesulfovibrio sp. DNA harbors:
- a CDS encoding radical SAM protein, whose product MDYQGMIIRPPSEAGSILLQVTLGCSHGKCAFCGAYLDKRFDIKDREIVLRDIKFAARECQRQRRVFLCDGDAMILPHKRLAEILLLLRKHLPWVTRVGVYANAKSLKRKSDTELQELRDLGLGIVYMGLESGDDQILKAMNKNGDSAFIVAQGRRVREAGLKLNVTVINGLGGVERSAAHARETARALSEMDPDQVGALSLMLVPGTPLHDRWERGEFELPDGVGMLIEIREMLSGLTLTRGLFLANHASNYLPLKVRLPSGKQAALDRIDQALSGKVVLTPESARRL is encoded by the coding sequence ATGGATTATCAGGGTATGATCATACGCCCTCCCAGTGAGGCGGGGAGCATCTTGCTGCAAGTCACCCTTGGGTGTTCGCACGGGAAGTGTGCATTTTGTGGCGCTTATCTGGATAAGCGGTTCGATATCAAGGATCGTGAAATTGTGCTTCGTGATATAAAATTCGCTGCTCGTGAGTGCCAACGACAGCGGCGGGTTTTCCTTTGTGATGGGGATGCCATGATTCTTCCGCATAAACGACTGGCAGAGATTTTGTTACTCCTTCGCAAGCATCTTCCATGGGTTACACGAGTGGGGGTGTATGCCAATGCGAAGAGTCTCAAGCGTAAGTCCGATACCGAGCTTCAGGAACTTCGGGATTTGGGATTGGGCATCGTTTATATGGGATTGGAGTCTGGTGATGATCAGATACTCAAAGCCATGAATAAGAATGGAGATTCCGCTTTTATAGTAGCCCAAGGGCGGCGTGTGAGAGAGGCCGGATTGAAACTTAATGTGACGGTTATCAATGGTTTGGGCGGAGTGGAGCGGTCTGCCGCGCATGCCCGTGAAACAGCTCGCGCCTTGAGCGAAATGGACCCGGATCAGGTGGGCGCACTCAGCCTGATGCTTGTGCCGGGTACTCCTTTGCATGACCGATGGGAACGTGGAGAATTCGAGTTGCCGGACGGTGTTGGTATGTTAATCGAGATTCGGGAGATGTTGTCTGGTTTGACTCTGACACGTGGGCTGTTTCTTGCCAATCACGCTTCCAATTATCTTCCGCTCAAGGTGCGTTTGCCCTCGGGCAAACAGGCAGCCTTGGATCGTATAGACCAAGCCTTGTCTGGAAAGGTCGTTTTGACTCCTGAATCCGCTCGTCGACTTTGA